In the genome of Lactobacillus intestinalis, the window CAGGGCGAAAAAACTCGTTTTCGGCCCCTCTCTATGATATAGTAAAGTTTAGTTTTAAAGTGAGGGATTTACATGAGTTTAAAATCAGGTGTTGCAAAAGTTGCTGGAAAAAGCTCATATTGGTTCTTGCATAATGTTTTAAAAGGTGGAACCAGTTTTCCAGGCAAACTGGCAATGAAAATTGACCCAGAAGTACTTAATTCTTTAGCCAAAGGCTATGAAACAATTATTGTAACAGGTACTAATGGGAAAACGATGACAACTGCTTTAATTGTTGAAGCACTTAAGAAAAAGTACGGCGATATTTTAACCAATCCGTCAGGTTCAAACATGCAACAAGGGATTGTTACTGCCTTCTTAGCCCATAAAAATAAAAAAGTTAAGCGTAAAATTGCCGTTTTGGAAGTTGATGAAGCCAATGTTAAGATGGTAACTAAGCTTCTTCATCCAAGTGCTTTCGTTTTAACTAACATTTTTCGTGATCAGATGGATCGTTATGGTGAAATTTATACTACCTATGAAAAGATCGTTAACGGAATTAAGTTAGCACCAGATGCAACCATTATTGCAAACGGGGACGCAAGTATTTTTTCATCAGTTGAATTACCAAACAAAAAAGTCTTCTATGGCTTCAAATTACCTGATGATAAACCAGAAAATGATTTTAAAGCACCTGTTAATACAGATGGTGTTTTATGTCCTAAGTGTGATCATATTTTACACTTCCATGAACGCATTTATGCTAACTTGGGTGATTTTTTCTGTCCTAACTGTGGCTACCACCGTCCAGAATTAACATATACTGTTAACAAGATTATCGATCAAACCCCTAACAGTTTGAAATTCCGGATGGGTGAAAAAGATTACTCAATCGGCATTGGTGGTACTTACAATATTTACAATGCTTTAGCTGCTTATTCTGTAGCTCGTCAGTTTGGGTTGAGCGAAGAAGAAGTTGCGGAAAGTTTTGCAGAAAATAAGCGTATTTTTGGACGTCAGGAATTAATTAAGTACAAGAACAAAGATATCGACTTAATCTTAGTTAAAAATCCGGTTGGTCTTGATGAAGTTTTACATATGTTAAATACTGAAAAAGATAACTATTCTTTAGTTACTTTACTTAATGCTAACCATGCTGATGGAATCGATACTTCTTGGATTTGGGACGCAGACTTTGAAGGATTGAACAAAGACAAGATCAAAAAGATCTTAGTTGGTGGGGAACGCTGGCATGATATGGGCTTTAGACTTGAAATTTCCGGATTTGATCCAGGCACCATGCTTACTAGCCCAGATTATGATTCTTTAATTGAAGAAATCGCTAAGCTTCCAACCAAGAAAGTTTATATTTTATCAACTTATACTGCAATGCTTGCTTTGCGTAAAACAATGGCTGAAAAGAAAATTATCAAGGCTGGTATGTAAAAACAAAAAAAGATGGCTGTTAAGCCATCTTTTTTGTTTAATTTATAGTTTAATAATAACTAAAAGGAGTTAATTGAGATATTGGGGCTCGAACCCAAACATCCAGGAACCAGAATCCTGTGCCTTACCAATTTGGCTATATCTCAGTCAATCACCCGTACGAGAATTGAACTCGTAACTCCACCTTGAGAGGGTGGCGTCTTAACCATTTGACCAACGGGCAAATTCAACAATGATATTATAAAGGAATGTGATATCATTGTCAAGAAAACATTAAATAAAACCACTTATATTTTAATTGAAATGGAGATACAACTTTTATGATCGACTATTCTACAACTCAGCATTTAATTGAATCTATGGTATCTCAGCGGATAGTACCTGGCGTAAATTACGCTTTTATCAATAAAAATCAAGCTTTTACTTCTACAATCGGTTTTGCAAGTTTATATCCAAATAAAACGCAGCTAAGTCCTTTTGCCGAGTATGATTTAGCAAGCTTAACAAAAGTTTTAGCAACTGAAAATGTACTTTTAAAATTATATGACCAAGGTAAACTTAGCTTTAACGAGCCTTTACAAGAATTTATTCCAGAATTTAAAGATTCTCGAGTTCGGCTCTTTCACTTATTGACGCACACAAGTGGGATTCGCGGCTGGATTCCTCATCGAGATGAATTAAATCATGACGATCTTTTAAAAGCTATTATCCATCTGCCAGTTACTGATGAATTTAATACAAAAATGCGCTATGCTGATACTAACTTTATCTTATTAGGATTAGTAATAAAAAGAATATATGGCGCTCCCATTCAAGAAGTAGCAACTCAAGAAGTTTTAAAACCTATGGGGCTAAAACATACGACTTTCCATCCTAATAAAACAGACTGCATCCCTACCGCAATTGTTGAGGGAAAGCTTCTTAAAGGCACTCCCCATGATCCTAAAGCGCGACAATTAGGCGCCGACTGCGGCTCCGCTGGACTTTTTTCAAATATGACCGACTTAATTAAAATTAGTAAGGGATATTTAGGACTCGATCGCAATATTCTTCCTTATAGTCAAGAATTGGTCGGCAAATTGTTTGACAATAAAAATCCTCACTCCGTTAAAGCTCGTTCATGGGGATGGGATTTGCGTTTTGATCCAAAAGCTAATTATCCCATCATTTTACATACTGGTTTTACTGGAACTTTGATAATTTTAGACAGAATCAAACAATCGGGACTCATCTTACTAACCAACCGCGTTCACCCTTCAGGACACAATCTTGTATTTTTAGCCATGCGCGAAAAAATTATCCAAAGTTTCCTCAAGGAAAATGCAATTTAAAAAGACGACTGGTGTTCAGTCGTCTTTTTTCTCACTTATTTCATACATCCATGTTTAGTATAATATATTTTTTTGATTTATTGAACTATAACCTTTTCTAAATCAAACATTTTGAAATAACAAAATAAAATTATAATTCCTAAAGCAAAAGTGAAGTAAAATGCTGCCTGGCTTCCATGAGCCGTTAAAATTGCGTAGGAAGCACCACCCTTATTTTGCCAAATGGCCATAATTGAAGCCATGATCGTTGTTCCTACCGAACCAGCTAATTGCTGACTTGTTTGGCAAACTGCGGTCGCATCTGCTCTCAAATGTCCACTCTGTAACTTTAAAGCTTCAGCCATTGTATTACTAAAGGCCATCCGGTGCCCTAACATCAAAATCCCATAAAAGATAATCAGCATCATAATCGTCAAATCTAAGCCGAAAAGCGCAAACAATAAACAACTAATTGTCATTAAAATCCCCCCTAAATATAAAGGAATTTTTGCCCCGACCCGATCATAAATGGATCCAAATAATGGGTTAAGCAGTCCCGCAATGATACTTCCTGGCAATAAAATTAATCCACCGATTAAAGACGATTGATGACCAACAATTTGAACATAATTAGGTAAAACAAAACTAGTTCCGATATTAATAAACTGAAGCAAAAAATATGCTAATGCACCATAAACAAAAGCTCGTTGCTTAAAAACCTCTAAATCAAGTAACTTTCTTTGAGATTTTTTTGACCACATCGTAAAAATATAAAACAACAAGAACGAGGAAATTAACAATCCCCATAAAGCCCAACTTTTAAATCCATGACTTATTTGATTTACACCCAAAGTTAAAGTAATAAATGCCAATGCTAAAATAATAAATCCTAGCCAATCAAAACTATTTTTCTTAACTTCATGATATTTTTTAATGACAAAAATTCCTGCTATAAAGACAATTGCAGCAAAAATTATTACTATTATAAAGATGTAGCGCCAATTCAAATAATAATTAACAGCTCCGCCAAACGCTGGCCCTAAAGTTGGTGCCATGGCTACCACTAACCCAGCAATTCCCATATAGAGGCCCCATTTGGGCCGGGGCATAATTTCTACAATAAGATTAAACATCAAGGGTATACTTAAACCTGCACCAAAAGCAGAAATGAGGCGTCCTAAAAGTAGTAAAGGAAAATCTGGTGCTACTGCACTTATCAAGCTCCCAATAATAAATCCAGAACATGATACAATGAACAATTCTCGCGCAGTAAAACGCTCATTTAAATACGATGAACAAATCATAATTATTGCAATCATTAGTAAATAGCCTGTTGTTGTCCATTGGACTACATCTAAACTGACCCCAAATTGCTTCATCATTGTTGGAAAAGTGACATTCAAACTAGTTTCTGTCAAAATTCCTACAAAGGACATAAAAGCTGTCGCTAAAACAGCTAACATATTTTTAGTTTCTTGGCTTTTCTCCACAAAAAATCTCCTCTCATACAAAAAGGGCAGAAGCAAAATAGCTTCTACCCTTTCTTTAGTTACTAAGTAACTATATTAGACGTATAATGATCAAAAATTATACTGAGTATACACTTGATTAAAGACGCTTAGCTAAGTCGTCATGTAAGTTTTCATAACCTGGCTTGTTAAGAAGACCAAACATATTACGCTTGTAAGCTTCAACACCTGGTTGGTTGAATGGGTTAATCCCGTTCAAGTAACCTGAAATAGCAATAGCTAATTCGAAGAAGTAAATAAGGTAACCCAAAGTATGTTCAGTTTGATCTGGAATGTTAACAGTCATAACTGGAACACCACCGTCAGTGTGAGCCAAAACAACACCTTCGTAAGCACGATCGTTTACGTAGTTTAAGCTCTTACCTTCCAAGAAGTTAAGTTGATCCAAGTTCTTGTCATCGCCTGGAATCTTAACATCGTGGCGTGGATTTTCAACACGGATAACAGTTTCGAACAAGTTACGAAGACCTTCTTGGATGTATTGACCAAGTGAGTGAAGGTCAGTAGTAAAGTTGGCACTTGATGGGTAAATACCCTTTTGGTCCTTACCTTCAGATTCACCCATCAATTGCTTGCACCATTCACCAAACATTCTAAGGCTTGGTTCGTAGTTTTCAACGATTTCAGTAGTGTAACCCTTGCGGTAAAGAATATTACGGATTGCAGCGTATTGGTATGGAGAAGGCTTGCTCAAATCAGTTTCAGTGTAATCTGCACGAGCATCAGCAGCACCCTTCATCAATTCATCAATGTTTGCTCCTGAGGCAGCAATTGGAAGCAAACCAACAGCTGAAAGAACACTGTAACGACCACCAACATCATCTGGAACTACAAATTCTTCGTAACCTTCTGCGTCAGCTTCAGTCTTCAAAGCACCCTTTTGACGGTCAGTAGTTGCATAAATTCTCTTAGCAGCTTCTTCTTTACCGTACTTCTTAATTAACTTATCCTTGAAAATTCTGAATGCTACTGATGGTTCAGTAGTAGTACCTGACTTAGAAATTACGTTAATACTAAAGTCCTTGTCACCTAACCATTCGATAAGGTCGTAAAGGTATGAACCTGAAAGTGAGTTACCACAGAAGACAACTGTTGGCATATCGCTTTCTTCCTTACCGTAGAAATTGCTATTCAAAAACTCAATTGCAGCTTGTGCGCCAAGGTATGAACCACCAATACCGATACAAATTAAAACATCTGAATCACTTTGAATCTTCTTAGCAGCCTTCTTGATACGAGCAAATTCTTCCTTGTCGTAATCTACTGGCAAATTAAGCCATCCACGGAAATCGCTACCAGCACCAGTACCTTCACGGAGTTCAGTGTTAGCAGCGTTGACCATAGCTTGCATTTCACTCAATTCATTTTCATGAATGAATGGTGCTAATTTACTACTATCAAATTTAATTAAACTCATAAATCTGCTTCCTAACTAGATAAAATTATTTATTTCACAAGACCATTTTAGCAATATTAAGCGCTTAATACCAGTATCTTTATTAAAAATTCTGTTTCATTCTTTTAAAAATCAAATACAGTAAGTAGCCACAAATTGTTCCGCAAGTGTTAAAGAAGACATCATCAATATCACTTACACCAGTTGCTAAAAGAAATTGTAAAATTTCAATACAAATTGAAAAACACATTCCAGCCAAAGTTACTCTTAAAAAAGTCTGCTTTTTTGAAAAAACAATCGGTAACAAAAATCCAATCGGTACAAAACACAAAATATTGCCGAAGGAATTATAAATGAAATCTACGCGGCTCTGTGCATAGAGCAATTTCCAAGTTTCTTTCATAAAAACTAAATTGATATCGCTCAGCGGTCGATGAAAATTGAAACTTAACTGCCATGGAAAGTAAGTATTTCTAAAAGTAGTTGTCATTAATACTAAAATCACATAAAATGCCAATACCCATACACAAGCTTCTGATTTGATTGAGCGTCGACGCCGTACTGATAAGAGCCAAATCAAACGTAAAACTGCGAATATCAAAAAATAAAAGAATGTTTTATCCAACGCTATTAAAAACAACTTTATCAATGGAAAGTGATTAATTCTAGTTGCATAAATTCTTGCTAATAAATTATAAATCGGTCCTAAAAAAATCATCTCATGATTAACCCTCGCAAATAGATTCACTACAAATTATAACCATTTTTTTAGAATTAACTATGAAAAAAGAACTAACTCTTCACAAAAGATTGTCTTGAACGCAGATAACCTTTAGAATTAAGACATTAAGAAAGAGGTACGCTTATTGTGAACAAGAAAACTATCTTCAATTTCATTCAAACACGCACTGGCTTCTTTACTTTGCTGGTTCTACTATTTTGGATCAAATATCTTTTTGTAGCCTATTGTGACTTCAACTTAGGTCTATCAGACCCCTATCAACACATCATTATGTGGACGAGCCCATTAGGAACAACAATTTTATTAATTGGTATTGGATTTTACTTTCCAAAGCCAATTGTTTCTTACATCATGATGCTCTTTATGGACTTTTTGAATACAGTTCTGCTGTTTTCAAATGTTCTTTATTATCGTCAATTTTCTGACTTTATCACTGTTAAAACCATCACCAATGCTACTAAGGTCGCTCCAGGTTTAGGAAAAAGTGCAGTAGCACTTCTTCATCCAAGCGATATTTTTATTTGGCTGGATTTAATTGTCATCATTATTTTACTGGTGACTAAAAAAATCCGAATTGATCCTAAGTCTTATGGAATGTCGACACCGTTCGCCATCACTTCTCTTGGTGCTTTTTTATTAGGGTTGAACATGTTTCTAGCTGAATCGTCACGTCCTCGGTTGTTGCGGAATACATTCGATCGCTCATACGTAGTCAAATATTTGGGACTGGATACGTATACAGTTTACGATGGAATCAAAAACGCTCAAACAGTGCAAGTTACAAAAAATGCCAATTCTTCTGATTTAAATAAAATTCTTACCTACACTAAAAAGCATTATGCAAAACCTAATTCAGTTACTTTTGGAAAAGAAAAAGGTAAAAATGTCATTATTATTCACCTCGAAAGTTTCCAACAGTTTTTGATTAATCTAAAGGTAAATGGTAAAGAAGTTACCCCATTTTTGAATTCAATTTATCGAAATCAACATACGATCAGCTTCAATAATTTTTATCATCAGGTTGGTTTAGGTCGAACTAGTGACGCTGAAAACATGCTCGAAACTAGTACTTATGGAATTTCTGATGGTTCTCTTTTTACTTCTTTAGGAAGTGAAAATACATTCCAAGCTGCTCCTCAAATTTTACGCCAAGATGGCTATACGTCTGCTGTTTTTCACGGAAATGTAGGAACCTTTTGGAATAGAAATGAAGTCTACAAAAATATGGGCTACAATTATTTCTTTGATCAAAATTACTTCAGTAATGCTTCAAAGGACAAAATTGGTTATGGTTTAAAAGATAAGCTGCTATTTTCTGAAAGTATTAAATATCTTGAGCAAATGCAGCAACCATTTTATGCCAAATACATTACAGTCACTAACCACATTCCATTTTCAATGGATAAAGAAGATCTCGACCCTAAATTCAAGACTACAAATACTCGCGATGAGACAATAAATAATTATTTCCAAACTGCTCATTATCTTGATGAAGCCGTTCATGAGTTTTTCAATTACCTCAAAGCATCCGGACTCTACAAAAACACAATGGTAGTAATTTACGGAGATCATTATGGTTTGAGTAATTCTGAAAATGAAACCTTAGCTCCTGTAATTGGTGAAAGCGCAGATACTTGGAATAGCTATAACAATGTTCAAATGCAGCGGGTTCCTTTTATGATTCATGCGGCTAATTTAAAGGGTGGAATTAATTCTGAAGTAGCTGGTGAAATTGATGTCTTACCAACTTTGATGCACTTACTAGGAATTTCTAATAAGAATTATATTCAATTTGGTAGTGACCTTCTTTCTCCTCAATATAAGGATTGGATTGTCTTTAGAAATGGAACTATTGTCAGCAAGCGTTACATCATTATTGGCAATAAAGGTATTAAAGGAGTAGTCTATGATCGTATAACTGGAAAGCAAATTATCAATTTTACTCCTGAAGAAAAACGAGAAATCGAAAAATTATCAATTGAAGCTCGGCAGTCCCTTAAATATTCTGATCTATTGAACAATCACAATTTACTACGCTTTTATACTCCTCATGACTTTATTCCAACCGCTCCTAATGAATTTGATTATTTAACTAATTTTGAACAAATGGTTAAGCTTCGCCGCCAACTTGGAACTAACTCAAGTTCCCTTTATTCAAAACGAAACAGTTCTACTACGAATCTTTATAAAACTGATGCAGTTGAATTGAAGAACCGACGCGAGGAGATCACTCAAATACCAAAGAATGTTCAATCAAATCAGTTAACCGATAAAAAAGAAGAGAAAAAGAATAGTAACAAATAAAAAAGACGACATTAGTCGTCTTTTTTATTTACAAATTGTTCAAAGCCTTTGTCATATAGAATAACCGTGAAAATAGAACCTTTACCTTCTTCTGACTCTACCTTCACTTTTCCTCCATGTTGCTTTACAAGAGAAGAAACAATAGCTAACCCCAATCCAGATTCTCCAGTTCCTAGACGCGCTCTTGAAGGATCAGCTTTAAAGAATCGTTCAAATATATATTTTGTTTGTTCTTTATTCATCCCTATACCATTGTCTTTAATTTGAAATTCAGTCCCATGATCAATTCTTTTACCAGAAATGGTAATTCGTCCATCATGAGTAAATTGAATTGCATTCTGGACCAAATTAACAATGATTTGAGTGAATCTATCTCGATCTGCATAAGTAGGTAATGTCGCAGGAACATCTAACACCAATTCATCGTTAGCTTTTTGTGCATTTTGTCTAAGTTGGGTTTGAACATCTTTTAA includes:
- a CDS encoding Mur ligase family protein, yielding MSLKSGVAKVAGKSSYWFLHNVLKGGTSFPGKLAMKIDPEVLNSLAKGYETIIVTGTNGKTMTTALIVEALKKKYGDILTNPSGSNMQQGIVTAFLAHKNKKVKRKIAVLEVDEANVKMVTKLLHPSAFVLTNIFRDQMDRYGEIYTTYEKIVNGIKLAPDATIIANGDASIFSSVELPNKKVFYGFKLPDDKPENDFKAPVNTDGVLCPKCDHILHFHERIYANLGDFFCPNCGYHRPELTYTVNKIIDQTPNSLKFRMGEKDYSIGIGGTYNIYNALAAYSVARQFGLSEEEVAESFAENKRIFGRQELIKYKNKDIDLILVKNPVGLDEVLHMLNTEKDNYSLVTLLNANHADGIDTSWIWDADFEGLNKDKIKKILVGGERWHDMGFRLEISGFDPGTMLTSPDYDSLIEEIAKLPTKKVYILSTYTAMLALRKTMAEKKIIKAGM
- a CDS encoding serine hydrolase domain-containing protein; translation: MIDYSTTQHLIESMVSQRIVPGVNYAFINKNQAFTSTIGFASLYPNKTQLSPFAEYDLASLTKVLATENVLLKLYDQGKLSFNEPLQEFIPEFKDSRVRLFHLLTHTSGIRGWIPHRDELNHDDLLKAIIHLPVTDEFNTKMRYADTNFILLGLVIKRIYGAPIQEVATQEVLKPMGLKHTTFHPNKTDCIPTAIVEGKLLKGTPHDPKARQLGADCGSAGLFSNMTDLIKISKGYLGLDRNILPYSQELVGKLFDNKNPHSVKARSWGWDLRFDPKANYPIILHTGFTGTLIILDRIKQSGLILLTNRVHPSGHNLVFLAMREKIIQSFLKENAI
- a CDS encoding DHA2 family efflux MFS transporter permease subunit gives rise to the protein MLAVLATAFMSFVGILTETSLNVTFPTMMKQFGVSLDVVQWTTTGYLLMIAIIMICSSYLNERFTARELFIVSCSGFIIGSLISAVAPDFPLLLLGRLISAFGAGLSIPLMFNLIVEIMPRPKWGLYMGIAGLVVAMAPTLGPAFGGAVNYYLNWRYIFIIVIIFAAIVFIAGIFVIKKYHEVKKNSFDWLGFIILALAFITLTLGVNQISHGFKSWALWGLLISSFLLFYIFTMWSKKSQRKLLDLEVFKQRAFVYGALAYFLLQFINIGTSFVLPNYVQIVGHQSSLIGGLILLPGSIIAGLLNPLFGSIYDRVGAKIPLYLGGILMTISCLLFALFGLDLTIMMLIIFYGILMLGHRMAFSNTMAEALKLQSGHLRADATAVCQTSQQLAGSVGTTIMASIMAIWQNKGGASYAILTAHGSQAAFYFTFALGIIILFCYFKMFDLEKVIVQ
- a CDS encoding glucose-6-phosphate isomerase, producing the protein MSLIKFDSSKLAPFIHENELSEMQAMVNAANTELREGTGAGSDFRGWLNLPVDYDKEEFARIKKAAKKIQSDSDVLICIGIGGSYLGAQAAIEFLNSNFYGKEESDMPTVVFCGNSLSGSYLYDLIEWLGDKDFSINVISKSGTTTEPSVAFRIFKDKLIKKYGKEEAAKRIYATTDRQKGALKTEADAEGYEEFVVPDDVGGRYSVLSAVGLLPIAASGANIDELMKGAADARADYTETDLSKPSPYQYAAIRNILYRKGYTTEIVENYEPSLRMFGEWCKQLMGESEGKDQKGIYPSSANFTTDLHSLGQYIQEGLRNLFETVIRVENPRHDVKIPGDDKNLDQLNFLEGKSLNYVNDRAYEGVVLAHTDGGVPVMTVNIPDQTEHTLGYLIYFFELAIAISGYLNGINPFNQPGVEAYKRNMFGLLNKPGYENLHDDLAKRL
- a CDS encoding VanZ family protein → MIFLGPIYNLLARIYATRINHFPLIKLFLIALDKTFFYFLIFAVLRLIWLLSVRRRRSIKSEACVWVLAFYVILVLMTTTFRNTYFPWQLSFNFHRPLSDINLVFMKETWKLLYAQSRVDFIYNSFGNILCFVPIGFLLPIVFSKKQTFLRVTLAGMCFSICIEILQFLLATGVSDIDDVFFNTCGTICGYLLYLIFKRMKQNF
- a CDS encoding LTA synthase family protein; the encoded protein is MNKKTIFNFIQTRTGFFTLLVLLFWIKYLFVAYCDFNLGLSDPYQHIIMWTSPLGTTILLIGIGFYFPKPIVSYIMMLFMDFLNTVLLFSNVLYYRQFSDFITVKTITNATKVAPGLGKSAVALLHPSDIFIWLDLIVIIILLVTKKIRIDPKSYGMSTPFAITSLGAFLLGLNMFLAESSRPRLLRNTFDRSYVVKYLGLDTYTVYDGIKNAQTVQVTKNANSSDLNKILTYTKKHYAKPNSVTFGKEKGKNVIIIHLESFQQFLINLKVNGKEVTPFLNSIYRNQHTISFNNFYHQVGLGRTSDAENMLETSTYGISDGSLFTSLGSENTFQAAPQILRQDGYTSAVFHGNVGTFWNRNEVYKNMGYNYFFDQNYFSNASKDKIGYGLKDKLLFSESIKYLEQMQQPFYAKYITVTNHIPFSMDKEDLDPKFKTTNTRDETINNYFQTAHYLDEAVHEFFNYLKASGLYKNTMVVIYGDHYGLSNSENETLAPVIGESADTWNSYNNVQMQRVPFMIHAANLKGGINSEVAGEIDVLPTLMHLLGISNKNYIQFGSDLLSPQYKDWIVFRNGTIVSKRYIIIGNKGIKGVVYDRITGKQIINFTPEEKREIEKLSIEARQSLKYSDLLNNHNLLRFYTPHDFIPTAPNEFDYLTNFEQMVKLRRQLGTNSSSLYSKRNSSTTNLYKTDAVELKNRREEITQIPKNVQSNQLTDKKEEKKNSNK